A single Pieris rapae chromosome 2, ilPieRapa1.1, whole genome shotgun sequence DNA region contains:
- the LOC110999169 gene encoding aquaporin AQPAe.a isoform X4, with translation MKTDYAMDEMQKRTSSIIGLSDVTDNKLIWRQLIAELLGTFLLTSIGVAACIAITESNAPHVTSIALAFGLLVGSIVQAIAHVSGGHINPAVTAGLFISGDIKLIKALFYVIVQALGAVAGAAFIRLAVPEDRVLAFGMTLPGPGVTDAQAVLVEALITFVLVLVVQGVCDGGRSDLKGSGPLAIGLSITACHAACIPFTGSSMNPARSFGPAVVMGNWTSHWVYWVGPLAGGAIAGLLYKYVLRIGKDEAGSYDL, from the exons ATGAAAACAGATTATGCGATGGACGAAATGCAGAAAC GGACGAGTTCCATCATTGGTCTCTCAGACGTGACTGATAACAAACTGATATGGAGGCAGCTGATAGCCGAGCTCTTGGGAACATTCCTCCTCACCTCCATCGGCGTGGCAGCCTGCATCGCCATCACCGAGAGCAATGCTCCACACGTCACCAGCATCGCTTTGGCTTTTGGTCTTCTCGTTGGATCGATTGTGCAG GCAATTGCTCATGTATCCGGTGGACACATCAACCCTGCAGTGACTGCGGGTCTCTTCATTTCAGGCGACATTAAGCTCATCAAAGCTCTCTTCTACGTAATAGTTCAGGCCTTGGGTGCGGTCGCTGGCGCTGCTTTTATAAGG TTGGCTGTTCCTGAAGATCGAGTACTCGCTTTTGGGATGACGTTGCCGGGGCCCGGAGTCACCGATGCACAG GCTGTCCTCGTAGAGGCTCTCATCACATTCGTCTTAGTGCTGGTGGTTCAGGGCGTGTGCGACGGTGGAAGATCGGACCTGAAGGGCTCTGGTCCTCTCGCCATCGGTCTCAGCATCACGGCTTGTCACGCCGCCTGC ATTCCATTCACCGGCTCTAGCATGAACCCGGCTCGATCCTTCGGCCCAGCCGTCGTGATGGGCAACTGGACTTCTCATTGG GTCTACTGGGTGGGACCCCTTGCCGGCGGAGCCATCGCAGGTCTGCTCTACAAATACGTGTTACGCATCGGAAAAGACGAAGCTGGCTCTTACGACCTCTAA